Part of the Trichocoleus sp. genome, TCCAAATTAGCAAGCTGTCCCACCTCCCCCAGCTTTAGCCACAGATCAACGTCTTCTGCAGGCATCAGCGTTTCGTCATAGCCGCCAATCTTGAGCAGTGCCGATCGCCGCATCATTGCTGTGGGATGACAAATACTGCCGTGCCCTGCGAGGGCTGCTTGCTGAATTTCGGCATCGGTTGTCCCAATCTTGAGCGCAACCAGAAATCGCCCTTTATGGTCAATGAGTTCAAATGCACCGCCAACACAAACGACATCCGGATGCTGCTGGAGGAAACTCACTTGATGCCTGAATCGATCGGGCAGCGCCACATCATCGGCATCCATTCGAGCAATATATCTGCCTTGTGCTTGCTGCAGCATTTCATTAAGTGCAGACACGTAGCCTGCATTAGAGCGGCTCACCAGATGAATCCGCCCATCCCTGGCAGCATAACGTTTCAGAATGGAGAGGGATCGATCGGTTGAGCCATCGTCAATAATCAAAAATTCAAAGTCTTGAAAAGTTTGATCCAAAATACTTTCAACTGCCTGAGCCACATATCGCTCTGCGTTGTAGACAGGCATCAGCACTGAGAGCAGGGGAGATGTCATGGGTACTTACAAATGAGAAATGGAAGAGAGTGAAACGGGATCAAGAGGCAGGGAACGGTTTAATCAGGGCACAAGCAAGCAGGTTCCAACTTTCGATTGAGCCTGGATTGAGAACGATCGCCTGGGTACCGTAGCGGATGGCAGTCTGCCGTTGTCGATTGCTAAATGCCCACCAGCCATATTTGAGCGCGAAGGCATGACGAGATGGGCGATCGGGCTTTGGTCGCCAGGCACAAACCATCGTGACTTGGGGCTTTTCGCGAATCATGCCCTTCTGCCAGGCGCGATCGAGAGCAGTCTGAACCGCTTGAGGCGGCAGCCCTTGATACCGATCGCAGATCGAATTTCCATGCAAGCGATATTGCACAACAGGTTCAGGCAAATTTGCCAGTGCCCCAATTTCGCCGAGCCGCAGCCACAAGTCCAAATCTTCTGCCAGGGGCAAGCTTTCGTCATAGCCGCCCACCTGAAGCACTGCTGACCGCCGTATCAGGGCAGTGGGATGTAAAAAGCTGATATGTCCGTCCTGTAAAAGGGCTTTAATTTCACTGTCTTGTTCTGCCAGCGGAATTTTTGTGATCAGCCGTCCACCGCGATCGATCAACTCAAACGCCCCACCTACCCAAACCACCTCAGGCGATTGCTGCAAAAACGCCACCTGTCGAGCCAGTCGATCGGGGAGGGCGACATCATCAGAATCCATCACTGCAATAAATTCGCCCCGCGCTTCCCGCAGCAACTCATTTCGAGTTTGAGGAATCCCTCGATTTTCCCGACTGATCAGCCGGATTCGCTGATCCTGAACCGCATAGCGCCGGAGAATCGAGAGCGATCGATCAGTCGAGCCATCATCCAAAATCACTAGCTCAAAATCCCGAAAGCTTTGCTGCAAGATACTTTCTACCGCTCGTTCTAGAAAACGCTCTGTGTTGTAGACCGCCATCAAAACTGAAACGGTTGGACAGTGAAGGTCAAAGGCTTTTTGCTCCCCGTCTCCTCTGCATTCCAGCAAACGATCGATCGCCTTCATACCGACTGCACCTCCGGTAGGGGTTTAATCAAGGCACAAATCAGCAGCCTCCAGCTATCTAGGTTGAGAGGCAGGGTTTGAATCGCTTTCATGCCATAAACTACCGCAGCCTGCCTATCTCCTCGACTGAAAAATATCCAGCCGTATTGCAGCAGAAACTGGTGGCGAGAAGCTCGATCGGTCGGTCGCCAAGGAAAAATTTCGGGAAATGTGTCCGTAATGCCGCGTCGTTTCCAGGCTTGTTCGCAGGCGTAGCGCCGCTGCTGTGTTTGTTTGGCTTGCAGTTGCTCGCTGATCGATCGATCGTGCTGCCGATATTTCAGAACGGTGTCTGGCAGGTTTGCGAGTGCGCCAATTTCGCCGAGCCGCAGCCACAAATCGAGATCTTCTGCCGGATACATTAACTCGTCGTAGCCGCCGACTTGCAGCAGCGCTGATCGCCGCATCAGAGCAGATGGGTGATTGATGGCAGTCTGTCCTCGCAAGAGCTTTTCCTGAATGTCGCTGTCCTGTTCTGCCTCATGGTTATGTCTCAGGAGCCGTCCAGCTTCATCGATCCAATCTTGGGCACCGCCCACACAAACAACTTGCGGGTAACGCTGCAAAAACGCCACCTGACGAGCAAATCGATCGGGCAGTGCCACATCATCGGCATCCATACGGGCAATCAATTCGCCGCTTGCCTGGGTCAGCAGTTCGTTGAGGGTTTTGACAAAGCCTTGATTGGGGCGGCTCCTGAGGCGAATGCGCGAGTCTTGGGCTGCATAATGCTGGAGAATAGAGAGCGATCGATCGGTTGAGCCATCGTCAATGATCAGCAGTTCAAAATCTGTGAAGCTTTGATTCAAAATGCTCTCGATCGCTGCTGCCACAAATTGCTGAGCATTGTAGACCGGCATTAAGACAGAAAGGAGAGGAAACTGGCTCATGGCTGTCCCTCCGGTAATGGTTTCAGGGAAGCGCAGGTGAGGAGCCGCCAACCTTCCAAATTGAGCGGAAGGGCTTTAATGGCACGCAGCCCATAACGAATTGCTTTGTCTCTACGACCGCTCATCCAGAGTTGCCAGCCACACTGAACGATAAACTGATGTCTCCAGGCACGCGAGGGGGCGTAATGCCCGTGGATTCCGCGTCGTTGCCAGGCTCGTTCGCAGGCAAGCAGAGCGTTTTGTTTTTGTTGAGTTGCCTGTCTTTCGCTGACTGAATCCCTGTGAACTCGATAGCGCAGCAGCACCTCTGGTAGGTTTGAGAGTTCGCCCAATTCACCAAGCTTCAGCCACAAATCAAGATCTTGTGCCGATCGCAGGCTTTCGTCATAGCCCCCCACTTTCAGCATGGCTTCGCGTCGAATCAGGGCAGAGGGGTGACAGAGATGATTTTGCCCGGACAGCATCAGCGCTTGCAATTCAGCATTATCACCTGTTGGCTGCCAGTGATGCAGCTTGTCTCCGTCTTCGTCGATCCAATCCTGGGCAGTGCCGACACAAACGATTTGGGGCAAATTTTGAAGAAACTCGACTTGTCGCGCTAAGCGATTCGGCAAAGCAATGTCATCCGCATCCATTCGGGCAATGAATTCACCTTGCGCTTGTGCCAGCAGTTCATTTAACGATCGCGTTAATCCCCGGTTTTCTCGTCTGGTTAACCGAATTCGGGCATCTTGAGCTGCATAGGAGCGCAAAATTTCAGCAGAACGATCGGTCGAACCGTCATCTAGAATCAGAAATTCAAAGTCGGTGAAAGTTTGGCACAGCATACTGTCGATCGCTGCTGAGAGAAAGCGATCGTTGTTGTAAACCGACATCAGGATACTAACGGTGGGAAGGGAGTTGTTCATGATTCTCCTGTAAACCGTTGGACTGCGGATTGCGGCTGCTTAAAAGCTGCCATTGTCGTGGCTGATAAAACGAACCTCGGTTCAGTTTCGCGGTGCTGTCTACTGTGAATTGCAGTGATTCGTAGGCGTCTAAAACGTAAAGTGAACCATCCTTGATATAGGTGTTTAAGCTGTAGGAACCGGGGAGCAAACCAAAATGAGGCAGATGCACCCGTAGCTCATAGTGACCTGGGGCAACTTCAAACATCTCATTGTCATAGGCGCTACTGAGATGAAGTGCCAGATTGTTGTCTCGGCTAGGCTGATAAATCGCCAGAAAAAGGCTCAACTTTTGAACCGGTCGATTGACCTTACAGCGAACACAGAAATAGACCGATTCACCGGTCGCAGGGGCATTGATCAGCTTTCCTGCTGCATTCCGAAAATAGATAGAAAGGATGTCGGCTCCTGTCTGGTCTGCTTCTGGTTTTGCTGGTAAAACAAACGGGAACTCACCAGACGATCGCTGGATTGAAAACAAGTCTTGCTCGTAGCGATCCATCACCTCACGGGCATTTCCAGATGCCATTAACCGCCCATTAGCGAGATAGATGCCAGACGAGCAAATATTGAGAATGCCTTGAAAGAAATGGCTGACTAAAACAAAAGCAGTACCCTGCTGCAAAAGTTCTGAAAGTCGTCGTTCGCATTTAGCACGAAATCTAGCATCCCCGACTGCCAGCACTTCATCAATCAGCAAAATATCAGGGTTGGTGTGAATCGCACAGGCAAATCCTAAACGAGCTGCCATGCCAGAACTGTAACTTTGCACGGGTGCATCGATCGCTTCGCCAATTTCGGCAAACTCCACGACCTGATCAAACTGAGCCTCAATTTCACGGGTCGATAAACCCAGAATGGACATGTTGGCATAGACATTTTCTCGTCCGGTCAGGATAGGGCTAAAGCCTGCCCCAAGCGCAATCAGTGGCGCAACCCGTCCCCGAATCTGGATTGATCCAGTATCCGGTTTAATCAGACCACTAATCATTCTGAGTAAGGTGGTCTTACCGCTGCCATTTGCGCCAACCAAGCCCAACGCTTCGCCGCGTCGCAGTTCCAGGCTGATGTCTTGCAATGCCCAGAATTCACCCTCGCGGAGCTGATCGCTTTGTCTTTTTGCCCCAACGAGCTCGGAGCCAATGTCTTGTATGCCATAGAACAGCGATCGTTTTAAGCTACGGCAGAATTTTTTAGAGATGCCTTGCACCGATAATACGACCTCATCTGACGAGAACTGATTGAGGCGATCGGTCGAAATTTGATCTGTCATGCGCTAATCCGCTCAATAATAAACGGCATCGCTAGCCGACAAAAGAGCCAACCAGAAAGCAACAGCAGGAGCGCAAATAAGCTGGCTCCCCAGAATGCTGGAGCATTTGACACGATGCCAACCGTTGCCAGTTCTCTAGTCGTCATCAACAGGGGAGTGACTGGGTTTAACTGCACTAAAGCTGCGAATAGCCCAGACTGGGGGATGGGATAAATGACTGGCGTGAAAAATAGCCAGGCTGCCATGATCAGGGTCAACCCCTTAGACACGTCTTCATAAAGGGCACCGAGTGGGGCAAGCAGCAAGCCAACGCCTGTCCCAAGTGCAATTAGGTGAATTAAGGCAACGGGGGCAACCAGGACTGCCCAGGTAATGGGCATTTTGAACCAAAGGAACAGTCCGACAATTAAAAGCAGCTTAATGCCAAAATTAAAACCAACTTGTCCCAACTGCGACAGAACTAATGCTTCACGGGGAAAATTAATTCTGGCAAGTAAAGGCTTGGCACCGGTCACTGCTTGCACCTGCCCCGTTACAGATTCGACGAAGGTTTGCCAGAGCGCGATGCTAAACATCACATAAGCCGGATAGGGCAAATCTGTAATGCCGACATTCAAAACCTTCGCGTTGTTTGCCAAAGTTAAACCAAGTGCAGTTGCGATCGGTGGCACAAATGCCCAAAAAATGCCCAATAAGGACTGCCGATACTGAGAACTGATATCTCGTATCATCAATCGCCAAGCCAAGCTTCGTGCTGCAAGCAAGTCACGCACCATTGCATGCCATAGGCGCACCGGGTGTCGCAGTTGGCTGTCAGGCGTGTATACCGTTTCGGGTAGATGCGATGTCTCTCTTAACATTAACTTCACAGAAGTCTTAATCGTAACTTCACAGAAATCCCATACGCAGAGGAAAACATAAGGCAAGTTTGCAGGGATTTACTGAAAATTGCAAGTAATCTCTCTAGAATCAGCCGCCAAAACATCAAGTTTATACGTAATTTCCGAATGAATTTATCAAATTGAAAATAAGTATTTTTATGTTTGTAAAATTACAGCAAATCAGCAAAACTTTTATCTAACAGGCATTAAGGCTTTGCCACTGCTAGATCGTCTGAATATGAATTCAAAGTTAAAAGTCTCAATTAATACCAGCCTCAATTAAACCGCTTTATCCAAAGTAGTTCAGATTCTAAATTGGCTATTGCTCCTCTGTATGCAGCAGATTCTTTCGTGAAACTTGGTATAGAAAGAAATATCGTATTCCTTTATACATACCAAACCTGCAACTTTTTCTGAAGAACTGCGTCTTCTGACATACACAAGGGAACGTTAGCTATAGCACTGTTTAAAGAAGGCTTAAGCAGCGAACTGTTTGAGCAATGTGAGTGGAGTGCCTACTAGGAGTCAGACCTATGCGATCGAATCAACATTCGGCTAAGCAAATTCCAGAAGAGATCGGCGGAACGCATGTTGCTTCACAGTCTTATCAAGAGAACGTCGCTGCTGATGCAGTTGCTGATTCTCTGTCTGTGGATGATCTCTACCTCTCCCCCCTGCCGACAACTCCTCACCGCAAGCATAATCCCCAAGCTGTGAATACCAAGCTGAAGGTGAAGCGCTTATCTGAAGATCGCTTGATCCAGATCTCGGATGAACTGATGCAGCTTGCAGAAAAAATTCGCTATTTTCATCCGTTGATGGCAGAAGCGATCGATGAAGCCTGGGATGCAACAGAAGAAGCACTGAGAATTCTCTCCAGGGATGAACTGTGGTAATCCCGTTAACAATCAATTGTTACAGCACTTGTAGGGTGGGCATTTTGCTCACCTAATTTATTTGCAGGCATATTCATGGAACGATTCACATCACAAATCCCATAAGAAAAAGTCGAGCGAATCGCCCTAAAAAAAGCGTCCCGATCGTTTCCAGATCAGGACACCCTTGCCATCAAATCACTTTTAGCTCTAAAAATTCCCGTAAGATTCGATCGCCTTCTTTAACCGCTCAATTACTTCAGGAACCGGAATCGCTCCGAGTTCGCCGGAAGCGCGAGTGCGAATGCTAAGCGAGTTTGCCTCTACTTCTTTTGCGCCAATCACCGCCATCACTGGAATTTTTTCCTTCTCAGCATTGCGGATCATTTTACCGAGCCGTTCACCGCTCCGATCGATGACAACCCGGATGCCAGCCGATCGCATCTGGTCAGCGACTTGATTCGCAAAAGTCAGGTGCTCTTCTGTGACAGAGAGCAATCGGATCTGCTCAGGAGCCAGCCACAATGGAAAGTCTCCAGCATATTCTTCAATCAAAATGCCGATCAACCGCTCCAGGGAACCGAAGGGAGCACGGTGGATCATCACAGGACGTTTGCGTGTGCCGTCCTCCGCTACATATTCCAGGTCGAAGCGTTCGGGCAGATTATAGTCTACCTGCACTGTGCCAAGCTGCCACTCCCGATCGAGTGCATCATGA contains:
- a CDS encoding glycosyltransferase; the protein is MTSPLLSVLMPVYNAERYVAQAVESILDQTFQDFEFLIIDDGSTDRSLSILKRYAARDGRIHLVSRSNAGYVSALNEMLQQAQGRYIARMDADDVALPDRFRHQVSFLQQHPDVVCVGGAFELIDHKGRFLVALKIGTTDAEIQQAALAGHGSICHPTAMMRRSALLKIGGYDETLMPAEDVDLWLKLGEVGQLANLEKPVLRYRLHCHSVSAQAALFQREQARRACEFAWKRRNIKCEFEAGNPWRPGRDAKSRYQFMLQYGWWALSSGERSTAAIYGLKAIRVIPYRLEGWKLLACAVLKAAPQQLPLNLKPDKFNHR
- a CDS encoding glycosyltransferase; the protein is MKAIDRLLECRGDGEQKAFDLHCPTVSVLMAVYNTERFLERAVESILQQSFRDFELVILDDGSTDRSLSILRRYAVQDQRIRLISRENRGIPQTRNELLREARGEFIAVMDSDDVALPDRLARQVAFLQQSPEVVWVGGAFELIDRGGRLITKIPLAEQDSEIKALLQDGHISFLHPTALIRRSAVLQVGGYDESLPLAEDLDLWLRLGEIGALANLPEPVVQYRLHGNSICDRYQGLPPQAVQTALDRAWQKGMIREKPQVTMVCAWRPKPDRPSRHAFALKYGWWAFSNRQRQTAIRYGTQAIVLNPGSIESWNLLACALIKPFPAS
- a CDS encoding glycosyltransferase; the protein is MSQFPLLSVLMPVYNAQQFVAAAIESILNQSFTDFELLIIDDGSTDRSLSILQHYAAQDSRIRLRSRPNQGFVKTLNELLTQASGELIARMDADDVALPDRFARQVAFLQRYPQVVCVGGAQDWIDEAGRLLRHNHEAEQDSDIQEKLLRGQTAINHPSALMRRSALLQVGGYDELMYPAEDLDLWLRLGEIGALANLPDTVLKYRQHDRSISEQLQAKQTQQRRYACEQAWKRRGITDTFPEIFPWRPTDRASRHQFLLQYGWIFFSRGDRQAAVVYGMKAIQTLPLNLDSWRLLICALIKPLPEVQSV
- a CDS encoding glycosyltransferase, whose product is MNNSLPTVSILMSVYNNDRFLSAAIDSMLCQTFTDFEFLILDDGSTDRSAEILRSYAAQDARIRLTRRENRGLTRSLNELLAQAQGEFIARMDADDIALPNRLARQVEFLQNLPQIVCVGTAQDWIDEDGDKLHHWQPTGDNAELQALMLSGQNHLCHPSALIRREAMLKVGGYDESLRSAQDLDLWLKLGELGELSNLPEVLLRYRVHRDSVSERQATQQKQNALLACERAWQRRGIHGHYAPSRAWRHQFIVQCGWQLWMSGRRDKAIRYGLRAIKALPLNLEGWRLLTCASLKPLPEGQP
- a CDS encoding ABC transporter ATP-binding protein, whose protein sequence is MTDQISTDRLNQFSSDEVVLSVQGISKKFCRSLKRSLFYGIQDIGSELVGAKRQSDQLREGEFWALQDISLELRRGEALGLVGANGSGKTTLLRMISGLIKPDTGSIQIRGRVAPLIALGAGFSPILTGRENVYANMSILGLSTREIEAQFDQVVEFAEIGEAIDAPVQSYSSGMAARLGFACAIHTNPDILLIDEVLAVGDARFRAKCERRLSELLQQGTAFVLVSHFFQGILNICSSGIYLANGRLMASGNAREVMDRYEQDLFSIQRSSGEFPFVLPAKPEADQTGADILSIYFRNAAGKLINAPATGESVYFCVRCKVNRPVQKLSLFLAIYQPSRDNNLALHLSSAYDNEMFEVAPGHYELRVHLPHFGLLPGSYSLNTYIKDGSLYVLDAYESLQFTVDSTAKLNRGSFYQPRQWQLLSSRNPQSNGLQENHEQLPSHR
- a CDS encoding ABC transporter permease, whose translation is MLRETSHLPETVYTPDSQLRHPVRLWHAMVRDLLAARSLAWRLMIRDISSQYRQSLLGIFWAFVPPIATALGLTLANNAKVLNVGITDLPYPAYVMFSIALWQTFVESVTGQVQAVTGAKPLLARINFPREALVLSQLGQVGFNFGIKLLLIVGLFLWFKMPITWAVLVAPVALIHLIALGTGVGLLLAPLGALYEDVSKGLTLIMAAWLFFTPVIYPIPQSGLFAALVQLNPVTPLLMTTRELATVGIVSNAPAFWGASLFALLLLLSGWLFCRLAMPFIIERISA